From a single Lytechinus variegatus isolate NC3 chromosome 9, Lvar_3.0, whole genome shotgun sequence genomic region:
- the LOC121421986 gene encoding uncharacterized protein LOC121421986: MGYSTGMGTSTELMCDNGTLSAPIPICYDNCEIEAIPFSDQPTAGSLNHNASIVIACNMGYSTGMGTSTELMCDNGTLSAPIPICYDNCEIEAIPFSDQPTAGSLNHNASIVIACNMGYSTGMGTSTELMCDNGTLSAPIPICYDNCEIEAIPFSDQPTAGSLNHNASIVIACNMGYSTGMGTSTELMCDNGTLSAPIPICYDNCEIEAIPFSDQPTAGSLNHNASIVIACNMGYSTGMGTSTELMCDNGTLSAPIPICYDNCEIEAIPFSDQPTAGSLNHNASIVIACNMGYSTGMGTSTELMCDNGTLSAPIPICYDNCEIEAIPFSDQPTAGSLNHNASIVIACNMGYSTGMGTSTELMCDNGTLSAPIPICYDNCEIEAIPFSDQPTAGSLNHNASIVIACNMGYSTGMGTSTELMCDNGTLSAPIPICYDNCEIEAIPFSDQPTAGSLNHNASIVIACNMGYSTGMGTSTELMCDNGTLSAPIPICYDNCEIEAIPFSDQPTAGSLNHNASIVIACNMGYSTGMGTSTELMCDNGTLSAPIPICYDNCEIEAIPFSDQPTAGSLNHNASIVIACNMGYSTGMGTSTELMCDNGTLSAPIPICYDNCEIEAIPFSDQPTAGSLNHNASIVIACNMGYSTGMGTSTELMCDNGTLSAPIPICYEKCDVDAIPFSNQRTFDSFENDTGIVIASNIGCSTGETAGGAPHVGFGDY, translated from the exons ATGGgttactctaccggtatgggcacttcaacagagctcatgtgtgataacgggaccctttctgcacctattcctatctgttatg ATAACTGTGAAATAGAGGCAATTCCTTTCTCAGATCAACCAACGGCTGGTTCTTTGAACCATAATGCAAGTATTGTTATAGCCTGTAACATGGgttactctaccggtatgggcacttcaacagagctcatgtgtgataacgggaccctttctgcacctattcctatctgttatg ATAACTGTGAAATAGAGGCAATTCCTTTCTCAGATCAACCAACGGCTGGTTCTTTGAACCATAATGCAAGTATTGTTATAGCCTGTAACATGGgttactctaccggtatgggcacttcaacagagctcatgtgtgataacgggaccctttctgcacctattcctatctgttatg ATAACTGTGAAATAGAGGCAATTCCTTTCTCAGATCAACCAACGGCTGGTTCTTTGAACCATAATGCAAGTATTGTTATAGCCTGTAACATGGgttactctaccggtatgggcacttcaacagagctcatgtgtgataacgggaccctttcagCACCTATTCctatctgttatg ATAACTGTGAAATAGAGGCAATTCCTTTCTCAGATCAACCAACGGCTGGTTCTTTGAACCATAATGCAAGTATTGTTATAGCCTGTAACATGGgttactctaccggtatgggcacttcaacagagctcatgtgtgataacgggaccctttctgcacctattcctatctgttatg ATAACTGTGAAATAGAGGCAATTCCTTTCTCAGATCAACCAACGGCTGGTTCTTTGAACCATAATGCAAGTATTGTTATAGCCTGTAACATGGgttactctaccggtatgggcacttcaacagagctcatgtgtgataacgggaccctttcagCACCTATTCctatctgttatg ATAACTGTGAAATAGAGGCAATTCCTTTCTCAGATCAACCAACGGCTGGTTCTTTGAACCATAATGCAAGTATTGTTATAGCCTGTAACATGGgttactctaccggtatgggcacttcaacagagctcatgtgtgataacgggaccctttctgcacctattcctatctgttatg ATAACTGTGAAATAGAGGCAATTCCTTTCTCAGATCAACCAACGGCTGGTTCTTTGAACCATAATGCAAGTATTGTTATAGCCTGTAACATGGgttactctaccggtatgggcacttcaacagagctcatgtgtgataacgggaccctttcagCACCTATTCctatctgttatg ATAACTGTGAAATAGAGGCAATTCCTTTCTCAGATCAACCAACGGCTGGTTCTTTGAACCATAATGCAAGTATTGTTATAGCCTGTAACATGGgttactctaccggtatgggcacttcaacagagctcatgtgtgataacgggaccctttctgcacctattcctatctgttatg ATAACTGTGAAATAGAGGCAATTCCTTTCTCAGATCAACCAACGGCTGGTTCTTTGAACCATAATGCAAGTATTGTTATAGCCTGTAACATGGgttactctaccggtatgggcacttcaacagagctcatgtgtgataacgggaccctttctgcacctattcctatctgttatg ATAACTGTGAAATAGAGGCAATTCCTTTCTCAGATCAACCAACGGCTGGTTCTTTGAACCATAATGCAAGTATTGTTATAGCCTGTAACATGGgttactctaccggtatgggcacttcaacagagctcatgtgtgataacgggaccctttctgcacctattcctatctgttatg ATAACTGTGAAATAGAGGCAATTCCTTTCTCAGATCAACCAACGGCTGGTTCTTTGAACCATAATGCAAGTATTGTTATAGCCTGTAACATGGgttactctaccggtatgggcacttcaacagagctcatgtgtgataacgggaccctttcagCACCTATTCctatctgttatg AAAAATGtgacgtagatgcaattcctttctcaaatcaaagaACATTTGATTCTTTCGAAAATGATACAGGTATCGTTATAGCCTCCAACATTGGCtgctctaccg GTGAGACTGCTGGAGGCGCTCCACATGTTGGATTTGGGGACTACTAA